The DNA sequence TTCTCTCGCCGACAAAGGCTATCTGACCAGACATCCGGATACAAATGATAAACGGATCATTCATCTGAAGCTCTCTGATAGATCAATTCCCGTTGTACATGCGATCGAGAAAAAGCAGGATGAACTGATCTCCTGCATCTTTGAAGGTTTTTCAGATGATGAAAAGAAGAATTTTGCATCCTATAACAAGCGTTTGTATGACAATGTGTTATCGCATTTAAAATAACATGATCACACCCTGTCACCTGAATACTTCGCAGTTCGGACAATACTATATTCAGGCAAGCTTATATCACAATTAACTTTTATACAATATAAAACATCAATCAAAGGAACGAGGAATATACATGAAGAAACAAAGACAAGCCTACAGCATGACTGATTCTCCAAACAACACATCAAAAGCTTCACC is a window from the Lachnospiraceae bacterium GAM79 genome containing:
- a CDS encoding MarR family transcriptional regulator, with product MILQPPSNIFDMTKSLMKLQEKYLESIRTDYKLSRIEVIIITFLHNNPAHDTARDIVAFRMLQRGNVSTAIDSLADKGYLTRHPDTNDKRIIHLKLSDRSIPVVHAIEKKQDELISCIFEGFSDDEKKNFASYNKRLYDNVLSHLK